The genomic interval GTTTTTTCCGAGTTGGCACATCACTAGTTAGTACTGCTATCTATCGCCGCATATGGGAACCTCAAGTTCCGtgtcagcgccatctatcgtcaACATAGACTCACCAGCTGGTTGGAGACGTCGGAGTGGTCCTTGCGGGTCATGCCCTCGCCGATGGCGGACTTCATGAGACGAGACAGGGACGGGAGCACGTTCACCGGAGGGTAGATCTGTCTGTTGTGCAGCTGACGATCTACGTAGATCTGTGGGAAGAATTGTGGTTGGTTGGTTGCTGGGTGGGGGTTTCCAATTTGCCTATTGATATGTGaatatcgatagttgaaaaataaacaacagTATCGATAGCTAGTGGCGGCCCTAGCGaaatatttagaatagaatagaatagaaatagtttattataaaagggcgccacacacaaaaaaaagacaacaacatcatatcaattttccactaaaacaattacaaaaaagcaagacgggtTTAGTTTAGACGGGGGTTTAGGTGGTGTGAAACCTCACAGTGgtacccctcagccccttaaaatactttttttttgttacgatgtcactaacaccctgtatagtatgtTAGCACGTAGTACGCAGCTGTGGCTCCAAAATTTCCACCATGGCTAGAGACTGTTTTACGTAGTACTTTTCTTTATGAttagcctcatcatcatcatcatcattaccagccgtacgacgcccactgctgggcataggcctcccccaaggatctctacGACGATCGGTTTTCGTGAATCGATTTTCctgaatcttataacctggggtcctttaaatcacgggtgaataggcattttcaaGAGCAAaccaattttaattaaaaaaaaaacggtcctgcgctgcccgcatccagcggcttccgaccttcaccagatcgtcggatGATTAGCCTAACATACAACAAGTCTACGAACCTGTCCCTCAGTAATGTAACCAGTCAAATCGGGGATGGGATGGGTGATGTCGTCATTGGGCATAGTCAGGATGGGGATCTGTGTGATGGACCCGTTGCGGCCCTCCACTCGCCCGGCGCGCTCGTAGATGGTGGCCAAATCGGTGTACATGTAACCTGGGAGAAGGTAATCAAtatcacaatacaatacattcttcttctatcgtgtgggttgggaggtggattaccaaccccatcaaccctggtgtcagggttattaatgaactgccaaaggtccctgacatggctcatgtaatgacaactaacttgcatcagtaagtagtaaccgggatcaacggcttaacgcgccttacATACCTTACTTaacgtactttcggacaatccggtgatcagcctgtaatgtcctaactaaactaaggatcacaaagtgattttcgtgatatgaccccaccgggatttgaacccgggacctccgaatcgtgagtacgctcaaaccactggaccacagaggccgttatacaATTCATGAACAATGCggggctttccaggctacgttaccccaaaaataatacagatggcaCTGTCCatatttaacgtaataattacctattttctcgtcACAGTAAGAGTGCAGTACATACTCATTTATGACAGATTAAGTaacagttcaaattcaaattcaaaaatatcttcattcagtaggtaacatagttacactttgaatcgtcaatttttacataacgaacgtctcatccgcctaaaactactgcagcttctcacaacctgtatagccggggaaaagaagctgcaagaaaaaccgcggcacagggccctagacgttctttaaaaaatatacataaaatatttttatacaattaagtaatttagctgcctaatcagttctcagacagttaatcccagcGCTACTGACCTGGGAAACCACGTCGTCCGGGCACCTCCTCACGGGCGGCGGACACCTCACGCAGGGCCTCGGCGTACGAAGACATGTCAGTCAAGATTACCAGCACGTGTTTCTGTacgaagaataataataaattagtatCGTTGAAGAGAATCCTGTAATTACATAGAAATAACAGgtacatatatacagggtgttagtgacatcgtaacgaatactgagggggatgattaagaccatgattctgagttaatatcaagttgaattttccgttgttttttttcgtaatcctattatcaatcttagtcactatatcaagaataatactacgtatagaacggcaactctccgctctccaccagcggctgagctaggtttgcctcacccccctcgaaattagtttagtcttcaatcgtatgggcgtcaaacgtcacacacacagatgcgcgtgtacgataacgtcaatgtgtagtgtctgagtaaaacgaggtattttgtatgaagcatCATAATGAtagtgtggcggacccaactacttagccagctagttccgcccacatgcaacagatggcgccacattcaataatgcagtcttgaagcagtcgtgaaacgcgatatcgaagtttacacagcaagacgcatatacacAACTAatgtgtgtgtaaaacgagatgttttgtatgaagtgtctgaggTATGAAGATACTATCTATaaggtatttatatttacttaactaTAAGATCTAGTGATTTGTATATACTAACCTCACACTGGTAAGCCAAGAACTCAGCAGCGGTCAAAGCGAGACGTGGGGTGATGATTCTCTCGATGGTGGGATCGTTGGCCAAGTTCAAGAACAGGCACACGTTCTCCATGGAGCCATTCTCTTCGAAGTCCTGCTTGAAGAACCGAGCAGTCTCCATGTTGACACCCATGGCCGCGAATACGATGGCGAAGTTGTCTTCGTGCGAGTCCAGCACGCTCTTGCCTGGGAGCTGCGAGTGGAAAGAAAAAAGGTTAATTAAGaaaagacagcctccgtggtctagtggttagagcgataggctcacgatctggaggtccgggttcgattcccgatggggacattgtcgaaatcactttgtgagactgtcctttgattggtaaggacttttcaagcttgaatcacctgattgtccgaaaaagtaagatgattccgtgcttcggagggcacgttaagccgttggtcccggctattagccgtaaaaacacctccaccaacccgcagtggagcagcgtggtggagtatgctccataccccctccggttgattgaggggaggcctgtgcccagcagtgggacgtatataggctatttatgttatgttatgttttaagaAAAGACGAGTCACTACAAACAAGACATCTGAACTGAACACTTAGGATAATCTAGCAATCTACAGTAATCAACATGCAGGCATCCCAACAATGGGCGGGCATGCCTTACCCGCCAATACTGCTTAGCAAAAAACTTCTTATGGGGGTATGtctttgtacaataaagaattattgattgctGAACACAAACAGCCCGTATTcgtaagtcccatataatattTCACCCCCCGCTTTAAAGGGATTGGGAGCAAATTTCCACAAAAACttatgcacgatttttttgtgtgtcacaaatagtccgcataccaatttttagctttctacctctcttgaaaattgcggaatcccccatacaaacttccaccccctattagggaagtggggggttagaaagagccAAAATacagcctatgtcactctccataccttcaactatctccacttaaaaaatcacgccagtgcgtcgctccgttttgccgtgaaagacgagcaaacagacagacagacagacagacacacacacacacacacaaacacacttttatatatatagtatatagtcctccttgcgctcgaatgtgactggcaaagccaaactttgttctgaaaacccggtcacattggaagtagaatagctgtccatccgagttgaaGGTGTAGCTATAGATGGATGCGGTtccaatttataatattagtattgaagtatggattgtttttttttatagtcttCGATGTCGTACCTTGACGAGGCCGGCCTGACGACAGATCTGCGCGGCAATTTCGTTATGCGGCAACCCAGCGGCTGAGAAGATGGGGATCTTCTGCCCGCGAGCGATGGAGTTCATCACGTCGATAGCAGAGATACCTGCGAATGGTCACCTCTTTTTATTGAAACTCATCATCAGGAATTTAAGAGGCACACTCTTTTcggtggggcggaaggcaagagggaaaccactgccctatttttccctaaaaaagtagcatggaaaatgctgcaccgacaagagcggacTGAATTGATGAGGACTCTTTTCGGTGCAGcagtagggcagtggtttccctcttgccatccgccccgcaatactctgaCGCGGGGGTTTATTGAAAGTAAAACATTGGAATACAATTGGATTTCCCAGGTCGCagttacatccatcacaagatgaactaagtacccacactttacTGAGCATTCTGTTaaaacaacgtgataggtggtgagccactATCATATACTTACAGTATGCAACTGTGTtattgaaaactgcacttaagataaattaataactcattgatacaaatacggtaccggggttcgaactggcgctccccgtttgagaggCAAGctggtaaaccacaggaccatagtgactgtcaggattttttattttattataattaattatatttatatcatatACTTACACCGCAACCGAATtttttgccatgtacttagttaagagactttttgtaattatttctttttattttggtgcaataaagtgtatttgtattgtattgtattgtaatttttttagtacCTAATATGCCGCATATCAACCGAAAGTTCGGCGCATAAATTACAATCTGGGAGTTAAAAACGTCaaattgttgcaattcatctaaaaaatacacacacatacatacataaactcacgcccgcaatccctaatggggtgggcagagccacaagtaatcaaagacaacttgcagccactgttgatctaaaaaatcaatattgctatttgacatttgcgcatataaaaataagcgcgCTATGTCAACAAATGgcaaaaagcaacattgctttttagatgaattgattcaacaTGGCCTtacaaaacacataaaaatgCTACTCAccagtctgaatcatctcctccGGGTAGATACGTGACCAGGGGTTAATGGGCTGGCCCTGAATGTCGAGGAAGTCCTCGGCCAGGATCGGGGGACCCTTGTCGATGGGTTTGCCAGAACCGTTGAACACACGACCTGCACATTAccaaataattatcaaaaatgaaaaaagcaaCACCCCATCACCATGATATTAGAAGGGTAGAAGGAAAGTTAAacgcggtgttgccataatacaaaaaaaaaattcgtggTATTATACACTTACCCAACATGTCCTCTGAGACTGGTGTACGCAGGATGTCACCAGTGAACTCACAGAGCGTGTTCTTGGCGTCGATACCGGAGGTGCCCTCGAACACCTGCACCACGGCCTTGGAGCCGCTGACCTCCAGCACCTGGGTTCAGAGTCAGAGATTTTGTATAAACTTTGagtttgactgcttttattaaaaaaaaattgtactctAAAGTGTAgactaggtaataaagctctttttctaTAACACTTTTTACTGCCAGGAATGTTCTGACTTTGGAAACGATCCCCATCTGATTATGACACATCTCTGCTCataatagacaagaatggaaaagGCAAGAAGGAGCCTTTGTTGAAgagcaaacacacacacacacacacacacacataatacaTGATATAATCAGAAACCCTTAAACTTTTCCTACAATAAATAGAAATACACATACCTGACCGGAACGGAGCGTGCCATCGGCAAGCTTCAGTTGTACGATCTCAGAGAACTTGGGGAACTTAACCTCATCGAGGATGACCAGGGGACCGTTGACACCAGATACTGTCTTGTAGGCTGTATAAAGAATGCAAGATTAGTATGCATTTAGCAACTTCTTATTTATGACAAAAAATTGCCACTggctgttattttatatttgagatttttatacagggtgttagtagtgttgggttcttacccggaaaattcccgcgatttgggaattttcccaattctgagggaaaaaacccgaaaaattcccatttcaagggaaaatattttttatcgcatatatttgtattaaaagtaaggatttccagcaaagaccatttaaatataatgtatgcctacttatgcctaatttatcttctgtcgtagtgtcgtatgaactcttaaaaaacttaaaagagatcatcggatttcggcccagaagtcaaagtgccggccaaaaaataattttgctatattacgttagatcttatccatataagcatttattactatggcaccaaagctgtagggtcaatatcttcggttttattaaattttaaaaaactgtatttttcatacatttttggtgaaaatgtaaagtgccggccatgaaacaatatttgtatatcccgttagaacttatccatttgaccatttattattagggcaccaaacgtctatgaccattattttgacttttgttggactttacgttatagtttctgtgtgatccgccggtcagcaaaaaacacatgtcaaagctatcgagaagatacctgtaaacattatttactatgacaaaaacgtgtatgaccattaattagtttggcttttgttggatttaaaaaaaacttgagttttgattcattttgtataaaaataaaatataacaggcgcgttatttaaaggatcgtcagaatgtttattactatggcattaaacgactatgaccaatattttgaacttaattcgattttccaaaaatcaaaaaaaagttttatctagtgataatggaactatcttgctaaaggcgtaatatggtggtcgtcttttgaaaaataggtttgcgtttgaccactaccttacctgatggagatacacgcttaagaaactactttttttaaagaaaagtgtatacaaggaataaacagtggggtgatagaggtacctactatgttatcagCCGAGTAGCACCACgatattgtgataggcatacttgcaaagaacaactacccgactcctgttttccctaacagatacttcagacgtcatgccaatatacgagtttcgtcactagatggcaagcttatctttggagggtggtaaccatttacggtcaaggtgaatcaataccataattcaacctaaacttaggccgtaacgttgagtcgaatgcaaaaactacagccaacgtcatatctaaaatcagatagtattaatactgggtgttagtgacatcgtaacgaatactgagggggttgattcagaccatgattctgagttaaaatcaagtggaattttccgtcgcaaaattcatgttttttttttttggtttttttaaattattttcaattctatacttttgcgatggaaaattccacttgatattaactcagaataatcagatgaatcatccctctcagtattcgttacgatgacacttacaccccgtacaagtacatacggtagccatataagtaggtatgggtgttagtgacaccgtaacgaatactgagggggatagttcagaccatgattctgagttgatatcaagtggaatttcgtgtcaaaaaattcatgaaaaattttcttttctttttaattattttccaatccatacttttgcgacggaaatttctacttgatatcaactcagaatcatggcctgaaccacccctcaaagttttcgttacgatgtcactaacaccctgtatagaagttcacctaacaacacacaaaacaaaaacacaaagtatttatctgactaataactagccattgggaaagctctgcttgttgtcaaaACTCTGCTTggtgttaaaatgtataaaaaaagtttttttaaaaagtccaataaaagccaaagtcgacatttggtagtatagtaaaaatacgtcgttcaagtcgtttaccaaaagatttgacttattttgtttcgctggctgacattttcccatttgaaccaaaacggaaagagagacgaataaaaattcaagataacggtcaaaaatgttttgcgccagattattaaatgttctaaaggtcctttgtaatccgccgtaccgcattttttacccaaagcactttattttcatacaaaataaataagaaacaaaatttttaaaatacactaaaagccaaactaatggtcatacaagtttggcgctatagaaaaaaatgttaacagacatctactcgatactctcaacatgatatttttgctggtcggcatttttcatatttaaactaaaacgtaaattccaaaaataatgtcaaaataatggtcatagatgtttggtgttattaaaaaatattgagaagcaactattagacagattcgacgtatttttttcgatggccggcattttaacatattaaccaaaactgaaagtccaaataatggtcatagaagtttggcgccatactaataaatgttctaacggtcctttgtaatacgcctgtatacctttttttcccaacggacataatattattttttacaaaatgtatgaaaagtcgagatttttaaaatccaattaaagccaaactaatggtcatacacgtttggtgtcatagtaaaaaatgttcagaacaatctactcgaaaggtttgacacattttttttctctgaccggcactttcaaatttgggccggaaaaaaaaagtacttttcaaagtatggaaagccgatgatctcctttgtaatatattttgaatggaatgttcgattttaataattccatgcaaagatatctatatattaataataggatatataggatgcttttggcacgagagaatgtcatcatcgaggagcaacatggttttgtgcaagaaattgggaggcacgaatacctacagatattatttacttggactatggaaaagcttttgatcgagttcctgtcacaccattgattgctaaattagagccctttggaatcagaggcaatgtcgtgaagtggattgaagacttcctgtcaaatcgcacattctctgtgcgcatcggagaatcatactctgttcccagaaaagtcctcagtggtgtgccgcagggatcggtgttaggacctattttattcagtatctaccttacatatcataaacatggtatcatgtctgatatatcactctttgcagatgacacgaaaataacggggaatccacttattagccataatataatccaagatgatcttgatagagtaattgcttggacccgagattggctaatcacattaaacgtagacaaatgcactgtgttgcatgttggcagtaaccaccccacgttgagttacaccattgactcaaaacctctcgagtgtattaaaaaacaaaaggaccttggcataacgataacacataatctaaagtgggacgaacacattattggaatcactaaaaaggataactcccttttatacataattagaaaagctttttatcatatagatacggaattgtttcttaggctttacaaaacttacttacgtcagaccgctgttagaacatgggtttcaaatatggagactttactatcggaaggacattgcactactagagagagtccaaagaagagcaacaaagatggtgacagtactggctggccgggaTGGagcttagcgggggccgcaggactctcacctctggcttgccttcattggccagccagagtggggcgttagagctatacgctcgcagggtggaagtgaaagatgcataagtcgcgagttggtaaggcgggtaaaccgcctcgcagaaagcggtgtacacctcttgacaccctgagatgctcacaaccatgttgctgtcttgccgtccagtcgcgtcggctagataggtggcccaaccagtgagtgacgagtcaccgcctgcccaatgtatctctgttattaacattggtcgagcaggcgcagtagccccagtatataggttcactaacccccaacccaatagcccagttccttttgttcccataatctgcaatagtcctacacgaaccagggattgtctttgggtccactcccaaagtgcatacagggataatcgccggttagtgtcacaacacatttagagtaaattgtcttaaggggcctctacgtgttggcttcggccccacgcacgccttccaaaagtccgggactccatgacagacccgacccgagacatggaaacgacatacaaataataataagattaaaaataattaaataaaaaatattttcccatgattcgggaatttttcgggtgtttattttattttcccatattttcccgatattttttctttcccacccaattttttctttccctgcccatcaataggtgttagtgacatcgtaacgaaaattttgaggagtgattgaggccatgattctgagttgatatcaagtggaattttccgtcgcaaaagtatggaactaaaaataattaaaaaaaaacaaaaaaaaattatgaatattcagactgaaaattccacttgatatcaactcagaatcatggtctgaaccatccccctcagtattcgttacggtgtcattaacacccatacatacttgtatggctactgtatgaagttgtacggggtgtatgtgacatcgtaacgaatactgagagggatgattcagctgattattctgagttaatatcaagtggaattttccatcgcaaaagtatagaattgaaaataattcaaaaaaactataaaatatcatgaattttgcgacgaaaaattccacttgatattaactcagaatcatggtctgaatcatccccctcagtattcgttacgatgtcactaacaccctgtatagtttttctttttgtagacaaagtatgtcaggatcgaagcaaatggaattccatagtctctcctTACCACTGTGGGAATTAGCAAGGAGTTTATGTAAAGTGtgtgttatttaaataaaataatattgaccttttatattttatttttttgaattgaCAGTTGTCATTGCATTTATAAAACTGTATACATAAATGCATGCAGAAATCCACACCTATAATGCCTAGAAACTTTATACCCTGAAGAAACAGTACTACCAATATAACTGCAGTAAGTACTTGCAACAATTTActgaatgtatatgtgtgtcgtagattttacctaaataaacttttttattattattattccccTCCTTTTTGCCTCCTTTGGCCTCAGTCGGATAAAAAGGAAGAATGTACTGAATtgatattatataatttcagtCATAGTCCAAAATTGTTTATTACTCTTTAGGTCTTTTCACGCCAACCCCACTAAGGTCTCAATAACACATTGGAGCCACTTTGGGCAGTCagaaccaccaacttaattggACAGGCTCTAtatctttcttgcacttattgtaagtgaaggacggcactagtttaaaAGGCAatctaaaattaggttaagtttgtgacCACCCAAATAGGcatcaatacatacatacagtttctgctgttaatttaatttgtgtACTATAGTAAATACATAAATTGTAAGACCTGTTTTAAGCCCATGGAAAaaagtacttagtacctacttaataaaaaaaaaatattgattaagaaaaaaaaattaagtaaagtTCTCACATGATGTATGACTACCTCAGAAAATTTGCactaattatgtaaaaattgtcttATACATGGGTTGCATTTTACTGAAATGAAACTATGTaacaagtaatataaaaaaaactagtcCAAATCAATCATATGATTTGACTCGGCAACACAATTATCAGGCATCATATGATTTCAAGGATATGAAACATGGCTTTATTATACACTGatgtacttacatttttataatgaataaataaataaatacatttaatttcTTATATCATTcctacaaattatattttattaataataaaattacattgaaTGAATCCTAttggaattttcagttttaagtaaataggtaccAGTGAAAATTAGTTGAAAAAGAGAATTTTGACGCAGAAAATAGAGTTCATACTAACAATAGGCTTAGTACAAGATCTAGACTGGACTGATATGAATGGATCAGTATTAGTActtcacaatatattttttcggGTTTTTGCATCATATAATTACTGATAACATGTATCGAAGGTAAAGGAGGAGTACCAGGAAAATGTAGGCCTAATTATGATGATCTAGTCCTTAGGGAGGAAGCAAAACGCCTTCAAGGCGATAGATCCCATGACTGTCATGGAGTCATCAGATAAGCCCAATTCAATTTTTTGGAGAAAACGACGCAATTCCTGGACAAATAGCTTCTCTatgagaagaagaagatgatagATGGGATATTTGGCAATGTACACAGGGCTCGACAGCAAAATCAATATCAAAGTGACAATGACGTTCGAACAAAAATTACCCAAATTATAAAACATGGACTTACTCAATCGCGGCTGCGATATGAAATCCCTGGAGACAGCCAAAACATGCTCCCTGGCAGCCTGTCTTGCTCCCATGCTATCTGCCATTTTTCAGTTTTCACTTTTTGGCAGTCCGCTCAATAAAATACAGAATTGCGCTGCCTCCTCGCCCGAAAACTGACGAATGGATGCGTTGTCTATGGCATTTCACGTGCTGTCACGTGACCCATCACAAGGCTAATGTTGCTATTTAAGGAACATTTTTTCCTACGTAAGCAAAATAAAAGCgaaaaagtataatttattaGTTATGGTACttgcctgctccttctcggggcaaatttaaccaaaaaaaatagttatggTACGTATGTTAATGTCAGTAAGAACTGGTTggaaatattattgttatgcTTCCTGCCTAGCAAAAAACAATGCCATGGATCAGAAAGCTACGTCTGGGCAAGTCTTAGAAGTCggcataaaattataatatgcgGTATATAGAATAGAGTCAATAAAATCCATCCAAAATAAGAAAGGTACGTCATGtatactaaataaaat from Pectinophora gossypiella chromosome 22, ilPecGoss1.1, whole genome shotgun sequence carries:
- the LOC126377086 gene encoding V-type proton ATPase subunit B; translation: MADSMGARQAAREHVLAVSRDFISQPRLTYKTVSGVNGPLVILDEVKFPKFSEIVQLKLADGTLRSGQVLEVSGSKAVVQVFEGTSGIDAKNTLCEFTGDILRTPVSEDMLGRVFNGSGKPIDKGPPILAEDFLDIQGQPINPWSRIYPEEMIQTGISAIDVMNSIARGQKIPIFSAAGLPHNEIAAQICRQAGLVKLPGKSVLDSHEDNFAIVFAAMGVNMETARFFKQDFEENGSMENVCLFLNLANDPTIERIITPRLALTAAEFLAYQCEKHVLVILTDMSSYAEALREVSAAREEVPGRRGFPGYMYTDLATIYERAGRVEGRNGSITQIPILTMPNDDITHPIPDLTGYITEGQIYVDRQLHNRQIYPPVNVLPSLSRLMKSAIGEGMTRKDHSDVSNQLYACYAIGKDVQAMKAVVGEEALTPDDLLYLEFLTKFEKNFITQGNYENRTVFESLDIGWQLLRIFPKEMLKRIPASILAEFYPRDARH